From the Marinomonas sp. THO17 genome, one window contains:
- a CDS encoding FimV/HubP family polar landmark protein, whose amino-acid sequence MLRKTLVSMAVSGALYVSSSYALELGELTSQSSLNEPYRGKIELTDVGALTTEDILVRLGSESEFRQAGFAPTRVLSQLKFDVAQDNGEIIVSVTSDMPLMVDELHFVLAARWPSGQVVREYQVPLNQTALVEKAKSEVVQAAQASVPEETNTASGSVFRQATQRAQQMSSQGQFNVQRGNTLWSIAGRNRPANQLTIYQTMMAIQALNKDAFYSDNINLLKEGAVLRLPTQDQIALFNNDISREEFLRQHDAWMALKAARGATQGEVKQAQLNTQAEAKPADSTPENTGDKLTLASGQSVLPEKEASSNEGNDSALVESLKSELSASQEMLDKEQREKTELSDQLTELNNQLETLEQLINLKDKQMAELQQQLASAQQAMQEQKNTVDQLLEADQIRREKEQAEADSLMNKVFGNPIVVSIGAVVLLLLGFLIGLIMRRSGKKKAEEEVVSKDEFDLAPAAAAVAAAPVVAEAMDEAPAEPEIKQELPEEDPFAFDFDTPDEEVVAGDGESEEFKSFDEEVTSTEFPEVTDDDEMGFEEEAVAEDILENADEPEEFPGFEEVDDLPDPVLDLGDDNEDEPAEDEIPTMEPELDVFDQAVEEATADEEPETDDFDVFDEPEIDSDEASFVSNLLEDNEQEDVDESGIFNGVPDDSVENSIEETLAEMENEADDELEVPEFGEAEAASDEEASDDEEEFDFFDASGDEVATKLDLARAYMDMGDEEGARVILEDVVESGNEQQIAEAQSMMERMFPSD is encoded by the coding sequence AACTAGGGTCTTATCACAATTAAAGTTTGATGTGGCACAGGATAATGGTGAAATAATTGTTTCTGTGACATCGGACATGCCTTTGATGGTTGATGAGTTGCACTTTGTGCTGGCGGCTCGATGGCCGAGTGGGCAGGTTGTTCGAGAATATCAAGTGCCGTTAAATCAAACGGCATTGGTAGAAAAAGCCAAAAGTGAAGTGGTGCAAGCTGCTCAGGCAAGCGTACCAGAGGAAACTAATACGGCTTCAGGCAGTGTGTTCCGTCAAGCGACACAAAGGGCACAACAAATGTCATCACAAGGCCAATTTAATGTCCAAAGAGGTAATACTCTTTGGTCTATCGCTGGCCGCAATCGTCCTGCCAATCAATTGACGATTTATCAAACCATGATGGCCATTCAGGCCCTCAATAAAGATGCCTTCTATTCTGACAACATCAACCTTCTTAAAGAGGGGGCGGTGCTGCGTTTGCCGACACAAGATCAAATAGCACTTTTTAACAATGATATCTCCAGAGAAGAGTTTCTTCGTCAACACGATGCTTGGATGGCCCTGAAAGCGGCTAGAGGAGCGACTCAAGGCGAGGTTAAGCAAGCGCAGTTAAATACTCAGGCAGAAGCCAAACCTGCGGATTCAACACCTGAAAACACGGGTGATAAATTGACCTTGGCCTCTGGGCAAAGTGTGTTACCGGAGAAAGAAGCAAGTTCTAATGAGGGTAATGATTCGGCATTAGTGGAATCCTTGAAAAGTGAATTGTCCGCTTCTCAAGAGATGCTGGATAAAGAACAGCGTGAAAAAACAGAATTATCAGATCAGCTAACAGAGCTCAATAATCAGTTGGAAACATTAGAACAGCTGATTAACCTGAAAGACAAGCAGATGGCAGAGTTACAGCAACAACTTGCCAGTGCTCAGCAGGCAATGCAAGAGCAAAAAAATACGGTTGATCAATTGTTAGAAGCGGATCAAATTCGTCGTGAAAAAGAGCAGGCGGAAGCCGACTCTCTGATGAATAAAGTGTTTGGTAATCCTATTGTCGTTTCTATCGGTGCTGTGGTTCTCCTTTTGCTTGGATTCCTTATCGGCTTAATTATGCGCCGTTCAGGTAAGAAAAAAGCCGAAGAAGAGGTGGTGTCAAAGGATGAATTTGATCTCGCACCTGCAGCAGCGGCTGTCGCTGCAGCGCCTGTGGTGGCTGAGGCAATGGATGAGGCACCTGCTGAACCTGAAATAAAACAAGAGTTACCTGAAGAAGATCCTTTCGCCTTTGATTTTGATACGCCTGATGAAGAGGTGGTCGCTGGTGATGGTGAGTCGGAGGAATTCAAATCTTTTGACGAAGAGGTCACTTCAACTGAGTTCCCAGAGGTGACTGATGACGATGAAATGGGCTTTGAGGAAGAGGCCGTCGCGGAAGATATTCTGGAAAACGCGGATGAGCCAGAAGAATTCCCAGGTTTTGAAGAGGTAGATGACTTACCTGATCCTGTGCTGGATTTAGGTGATGATAATGAAGACGAACCAGCAGAAGATGAGATTCCGACTATGGAACCTGAGCTGGATGTTTTTGATCAAGCGGTTGAGGAAGCGACGGCGGATGAAGAACCAGAAACGGATGATTTTGACGTTTTCGATGAGCCTGAAATTGACAGTGATGAAGCATCTTTTGTTTCTAATTTATTAGAAGATAATGAACAAGAAGACGTTGATGAGTCTGGCATTTTTAATGGTGTGCCAGACGACAGTGTTGAAAACTCCATAGAAGAAACGCTGGCTGAAATGGAGAATGAAGCAGATGATGAGCTTGAAGTACCAGAATTTGGTGAAGCTGAAGCTGCATCGGATGAAGAAGCCAGTGATGATGAAGAAGAGTTTGATTTCTTTGATGCCAGTGGGGATGAAGTGGCAACCAAGTTAGATTTAGCCAGAGCCTACATGGACATGGGGGACGAAGAAGGTGCTCGAGTTATCTTGGAAGATGTGGTTGAGTCTGGTAATGAACAGCAAATTGCCGAAGCACAAAGTATGATGGAGCGAATGTTCCCAAGTGACTAA